A stretch of Vulpes vulpes isolate BD-2025 chromosome 4, VulVul3, whole genome shotgun sequence DNA encodes these proteins:
- the CPLX2 gene encoding complexin-2 isoform X2, giving the protein MDFVMKQALGGATKDMGKMLGGEEEKDPDAQKKEEERQEALRQQEEERKAKHARMEAEREKVRQQIRDKYGLKKKEEKEAEEKAALEQPCEGSLTRPKKAIPAGCGDEEEEEEESILDTVLKYLPGPLQDMFKK; this is encoded by the exons ATGGACTTTGTCATGAAGCAGGCCCTTGGAG GGGCCACCAAGGATATGGGGAAGAtgctggggggagaggaggagaaggaccCAGACGctcagaagaaggaggaggagcgaCAGGAGGCTCTgcggcagcaggaggaggagcgtAAGGCCAAGCATGCGCGCATGGAGGCTGAGCGTGAGAAGGTCCGGCAGCAAATCCGAGACAAG tacgggctgaagaagaaggaagaaaaggaggccGAGGAGAAGGCAGCCCTGGAGCAGCCCTGTGAGGGGAGCCTGACCCGACCCAAGAAGGCTATCCCTGCAGGCTGCGGggacgaggaggaggaagaagaggagagcatCCTGGACACGGTGCTCAAATACCTCCCGGGGCCACTGCAGGACATGTTCAAGAAGTAA